From the genome of Acidaminococcus sp.:
ACGCCGATCATTTCTCCGTTGTCGACAGCCTGCACCTGCAGACACTCCACATTCGTACCATGTTTCACAGTACGAATGGTCCAGACCGTATCCGCTGTTTCTTCCTTCCAGCGAGCATACGTCAGTCTTCCTATGTAGCTGTTGTCGTACCGGCTTCCCTGATAAGCGGAAAGACCCCGTACATAATCCATCATTCGATTCCTGCCCATATAGTCTACCCGATTTTCCCTTTCTGTTCAACTGTTTCGTCAAGTCGGTTAACGTATTTTAATTATCCAACATTTTTCCTGTTCTGCTCAGTCCATCGGCAGTTCGATAATGCCGACATCATAAGGCGCAATCTCATACTGCTGGAAAAGGAAACGTATCTTTCCCTTACTGTCGAGATAATAGTTTTCCGGCAGTTTTTTGAGGCCCTTGAATTCAGGATAGAAGCACTCCTCACGCCCATAAGGAGTAGCCCAGAGTGCCTTGTTGATTTCTTTCAGTGTGTAGGGCTTTCTCCCGCGTCTCTTGAGTACTTCCTGCCAGGTCACAGGGCGGCCGGTTTTGCGGTCAAAAGTCACGCCCCGTTCCCAGCTCGTAGGATGAGCGGCCATGTCGTAATAGTCCGTCCCGTAACTGCGGAAACAGATAAAATCATCCCCGACATACCCTACCAGATAATCAACGATGGAAGTCAGCATCTCTCCCAAACCATCGCGGTAAGGCTTGTTGGCCTTCAGATAGGCCGTGTGCGACTGGGCCGCCTTGGTCCGGAAATAATGATTGATCCGCGCTTCCGCCACTTCAGACCCTTCGATATGAATGGACGGATAATGCAGCTGCAGCGCTAAGTCTGAAATCTGCCTCTCGTAGACATTCACTCCCTTATCCTGGTAAACGACCTGCCAGGGTTTCTTGTCAAAATAGGACAAATCTGCTTCATCCGCGCTCGCTTTCGGCATTGGGAAAGCAGACAAAAGAAGCACGCCAAAAACACAACACCCCAAAATACGATGAATTTTCTTACCCCACATCATCATCCACTCCCTTTAGGAGATTTCAATCCTCTAAATTATATACGACACGAACCCTTTTTTCTCCTTCTACCGGTTCGCCGGCCCGGTTCAGTGCCGGGCGAAAACGCCATCTGTAAGCTGACTGCAGGGCGGCCTGATCAAGACGTTCGTAGCCGCTGCCGCTGACAATCCAGGCTTCCGTCACCGACCCGTCAGCGCCGACAGTGACTCCGACGA
Proteins encoded in this window:
- a CDS encoding RsiV family protein; the protein is MWGKKIHRILGCCVFGVLLLSAFPMPKASADEADLSYFDKKPWQVVYQDKGVNVYERQISDLALQLHYPSIHIEGSEVAEARINHYFRTKAAQSHTAYLKANKPYRDGLGEMLTSIVDYLVGYVGDDFICFRSYGTDYYDMAAHPTSWERGVTFDRKTGRPVTWQEVLKRRGRKPYTLKEINKALWATPYGREECFYPEFKGLKKLPENYYLDSKGKIRFLFQQYEIAPYDVGIIELPMD